A region of Paenibacillus sp. JNUCC-31 DNA encodes the following proteins:
- a CDS encoding TetR/AcrR family transcriptional regulator yields MAKDATVSVNRRDDIISAAIEVFAEIGYFRATTAQVAERAKISQPYIFRFFKTKEALLLTALEVSWTRVIDSFRIVVETSTPDQLENELIEAYEEILKSHKNEILLQMQAQTVQEEVIRQAMQKGFGEVRSMVLEAFTAAGIANPTQRTMIFLAIGMLCNVSTALDMPELKDR; encoded by the coding sequence ATGGCTAAAGATGCAACAGTTTCCGTTAATCGTCGTGACGATATCATATCCGCTGCTATTGAGGTGTTTGCAGAGATCGGCTATTTCCGCGCGACAACAGCTCAGGTGGCTGAAAGGGCCAAAATTTCGCAACCATATATTTTTCGTTTTTTCAAAACCAAAGAAGCTCTATTGCTAACAGCACTGGAGGTATCCTGGACAAGAGTGATTGATTCGTTCCGAATTGTGGTGGAGACATCTACTCCTGATCAGTTGGAGAACGAATTGATTGAAGCCTATGAAGAGATTCTTAAATCTCACAAGAACGAAATTTTGCTGCAAATGCAGGCGCAGACGGTTCAGGAAGAAGTGATCCGTCAGGCGATGCAAAAAGGATTTGGTGAGGTACGATCCATGGTGTTAGAGGCTTTCACAGCTGCAGGCATTGCCAATCCGACGCAAAGAACGATGATATTTCTGGCAATAGGCATGTTATGTAATGTATCGACTGCGCTGGATATGCCAGAGCTTAAAGATAGATAG